The region TAAATCCAGtatttggctcctttagaatgtAATGCAGTCCATCTTGACCAATAAAATGTCCAAATGGGCCCAAGCAAGAACTGTCAAAATCCATGAAAACATGGTGcgctggtgtgggaacttcagGGCAGCGTCACCACCCGTCTTTCATTTTTTAGTCCTTTCTGGCTTATCAAACGTCCTCACATGGCAAAAGTGGCTTTCTTGGTATTCTAGAAAGGTAATTTACTAGTACAGCTTAACTTATTTTGTCTTTAAAGTCCCTTTCATGTGCAGCCAATGCTCCATAGAaatgtttttgcattctgctgtCAACAAAATGCAGCTGCCAAGGTTTAAAATATAAACCCCGACCTTgtcctcagcagcagaacgctaaAGCCGCTGAACCACTTAGGCGGGTCTAGTGTATGCTTGTAGGTGCCACTGCAGTAGTTACTTGCCAGGAAGCAAAGCACTGCACATTTTATTCTTGTTAAGATGGGCATGCTTAATTATGATGCTGAGCTAAACACCTAAAAACATTAGCACATGTCAAAACATTGACGCACAATGCAGCAACAATGGTTGCTATAGGGCTCCAGCAAATCATCACTTCATATAGATAGatgaagtacagttaaacctcgatataaccaactttaatataacgaaattctctatataacaaagtatttaacttttcatAACCTCTCGTCCATAGACCTCAATTTCCATAGACCTCAATTGTCCATAGACCATAGACCCtgtttagaacctcaatataacgaagtgtgtttatacacgatttcaatgtaacgaaatttcactgctaCCGCAATGGAATACTGAGagaataaatggaaacttccgtgGATGCAGATGGTCAAATAACTGAATTACAAGCGGCTCCTTGCGAACACACCTCTCATATTGTGCGCCGTGCGACAAGAGTGACTGccgaagttccgtataaagtccaaatgcaataagatcctatcgcgccccGCGCACTGTGTGCTTTAGGTGTGAGGGAAAGCCTGTGAGGGTGAGACaagaaagatggtggcttcaCGAGTGCCGCCTTCCCACGGGAGCAAAGGGAAAGATGGGGAGGGGAGCGAGCTTGCGGTGATCGCGCATGCCTCGATTTGTGGCGTGCGTCTCGGTCGCGGCTGCGCATTGCTTTAAGCGCAGCTGAGGATGAGCGCACGCGCAGCCGTGCACCccctgctttagaggtaatctgtTGCGTGAGCAATGAGCGGGCGTACCGAGACGGCATTGCATCATGTAAGCTGTTTTCCCGCGCGAGTATTAGAGGAGGtagcgtaatctcgagtttcggagacccTTTAAAGCGAGAGACAGACAAAGCATTCACTCCCCactgccggcgcttttcatgatcGCGTTGTCCCAGCGCGGACGACGCTAtcagccgtggggggggggggttagagcGGACGCGAAGGCGGGGCTGGTTTCGCTTAATTCATactgccgatgtgaagatatcgtcgacatGACTTGAAACAGTAGCAGTCCGTCGccaactctcaaattcaacaacaTGAATTGTTTTCTCATTAAAATttgctatttttctttttttgattgcccgataatttggaAAATTTTGAGGCCCATTCCTGTTCGATctgcgactgtacttatttgtaTAAAAGGTCGAATTCCAATACAAAGAAATTTTACTATAACGgagcaaattgccaattttaccgacttcattatattgaggtttaactgtattcaaATTAATGCAGGTTTCATTACGGCTATCATATTGTCTGGCACTTCCCTAGCTTAGTCAACAAACTTGTCGGTGCAGACATTGAGGGTGAAGTTGGTGCTACATCAAGCTGCTCAAGAATTCTGAGCGACAGAAATCCACAATAACAATAAAATAAATCGCCCAGTACCATGTCACGATTTACCACATAAAGAAACAAATGTTGGACGCACGAAAATCACACGACAAAACACAAATGCAGCCTTTACAACACAGCGAATTGTCCTGTCTCATGGCTTGGCTTTGGTGACTACCGGATCAACTAGGCTTAGCTAGCTTTGGTTTTGAGGAGGCGCCAGTGATATGGTCAGCAACCGTGTCGGTGATGCATCAAAACAAAAATATTGCTCTTTCTGCTGGACAACCTGACCAAATCAGCATGCAGCCGTGCAAGTGAAGCCTGAATTATCAAACACTGCGCTGTAAGGTGTCCCAAAATGTTGGTTGTCGTTATACATTAAGTCTATGGGGGCCAATGGCGGTGCCACGAAGCTGTCCGAATTATCAGACAGCGACTGTAACTGAAAGCGAGAATCTAACTACAGTAGTACTTTGTTATCATTGGATTTTGAATAATCAGTCACGCTTTGCCATATGAATAGCATGCAAAAGGTACATTACAAATTTATGTTATCAGTAATACTAAAAGGTAATGTCAATTTAGGGTGGGTCTTTCACCAACACAAAAACCACATAATGTGCGTTATTTTTGTGATGTCTTAACAAAGTGTTGGCTATGTTTTTTAGTCTGGGAAGTGGCAGCTGTAGTCGTGATAATAAAGCACCTCTTGAACTGAAAAGACTATAGTGCCTTTGTTTGCAGTCCCAGGCACTGTCACTAACCTGTTCGGACAGATATCCACTGTGCCACCAGCCTTCCTCCTATGACTgcaagcagagtgcacaggctgTGGCCCAGGATGGCTCCAAGTGATACTGCCACCGGGTCCTGGGAGGTACACATGCAAATAGACACAAAAAGCTCCCATTCGATCCAACAGTTCGGGTGCACCAGTAATAGAATTATTGCACTATAAAATGTAAAGCTAATGCACTTTCCCTATACCAAACCACATTTTACACTAACTTGAAAACACGAGTAATGATTTGCAACACGAATGTTGGCACACAGACAATCTTCTACTGTGACAGCAGTTAGCTGAAATCCTGATTAAACTCAAGATAAATCCTTATTAAAACAGGATTTGCTCCGTCCATCCGTTTATTCTATTATGTCACAGTGTGCGTTGTTCTGCGCTGTTATCCATGCATCATTTAATTAGTGTAGGGCTTGGATATGATGTGCAACATTTTACTGCAAGAGCAGTTAGGTAAGGACTCAAAACAGCATCTCCTCTGTCTGTCTTTTTGTCTATGCTATTGTGTTGTAGCCCTGCCATCCTTACGCCACCATCATTgtctcagtttcagtttattattcataaAAGATACATTGTTGGTTATTAGTAGTATACAGGCGAGGGTCGCAAAGTCAAACGACTGCAGCGGGACCCTCTGTTAGCAAGAAGATTGGTACAAAATGATTAATTGATAGAGCAGTATAGGAATTATGCAATttacaagtaaataaatagttaACGTAGTAGTGGAAAGGAATACATTCGATTCTATAGAAGGAGTCATACATGCAAATAAAAAATTACGCACATTATCAATCTAAATTATACAAACCTATTTACCAAATGAAGTACACACTTTATATACAAAGAAAATTAAACAGGACAACCAGTTAtacaaaataaatattttaagTTCATATTGAATGCATGCAAAGGTGATGACGATTTAAGTGCATAGGGTAAGTTATTCCAAAATTTAATCGCTGAGAAGTAGGATGTCATTTTGCTATAGTTCGTGTTACATTTAGGAAATAAAAAGTTGTGAGTTGTCGCATCATTATAAAACTTTCTCATAGACACCTTGTGAAACACTTTGGCTGTTGGTAAACCGTTTGTAGTAGCCAAAAGTACCCATAAATGGAATTGTTATATGTGGGCTTGACTGTATTCAGAAGTGTATAAAGACTTGACAAGTACAGTGGAATATCGTTGATACGACCTTCATGGCAACCagaataaagcgtatcatccaacATATTATCCAACCGAATTGTATtttcaggaaaagaaaaagaaacatactattccgaaaaacgtattatgcagaatcgtatcaacgaggttccactctATAGTAAGCAATGTGCAAACTAGTACACTATAAAACTGACATTATTTCTTACACATCctcgcatttttttttagttatagGGCAAATAAGTGCACTACAAGGCATCATGCTGGTTTCATTTTAGTGATGGCAGCAAAGACCACTAAGTGTGCAAAAaaactgtgtgtgtgtggggggggggggaggggggtaagcAATGCAAAACTTTAGTTTAGCATTGCTAAAAAACTAAAGTTGTTAAACTCTCACTTTgcatatttcaaaaaaaaaattgtctactTGTTGCTACCTGTTTATAAAATACTACTGTATTACCTATCCCTGATCCACTCTCATTCAAACTAAACAATATTCCACGACTCAAAGTCAAATTGGCAGGCTTTATTTTTCATGAAGACGCATGAGCATTCTTTTGGGCCCTCAAGTGAACCAGCTTCTGCTACCTTATCCCGCTCACCTCTCGTGCAGCGAGAATGATTGTGGCAATCTGTGAGCGGTCCCCCCATTCTGCCACAAAAGTGAGGGTGAGGGCCTGGAAGAACACCTGGGACAGGAACAAGCGCAGCCGCCAACGAAAGCTCACTGATGATGATCCGGCCTCCATGTTGACTACCGAGTCCCTCGCCTGGCTAGCACTGTCCTGAAAATAAAAAACACAAGCATTCAAACACCAGAAGCAAAAGTGCACTACATTGCAAAAGGGCACACAGATGGAGTGGATTTGTCATAATGCCAATAAGCTGCCATTTTCTCGCATGTTTCTAATTTTATCATTGTTACTTGGCTTATAATAGCATTGTGTTGCCAGTTTGTACTTAAGTGTTTGGTTATCAATAAAAAATTTCAGTTGTGAGAACAGCATGTCCTGTCAATACATGTTTGTCTTGGTGTTGTAGAGCTACCGAAACCAGGTTTGACTGCACTGCACCTCGCTCCACCTCGCTAGGTGTTTCCCACAGCATTCGAGCGCAGAATGCATGAAAATGGCAGCATTCAGGCTGTCGCCTGTATTTTCGCTTTCGTTGGCGATTTAGTTTGTCAGCAACTGAACCGTAACTTCAGTCACTAGTTTCCCAAATTAACTTCTTCAGTAATTTAACTGTATTAGTATATGCATAGTTTCAGCACAAAATATCCATCCCTCCACTTAACCAATTTAAAGCTTTTAAATTTGAAGGTGTTTAATCTAGATTCAAGCAAGTACAACACTATTCGCATCAtgcatgcaatctgattacacaTGCCTGTCTTACTCTATTGAATTGGTGACAACGTTGACAACAAATTCAAGAGTTGATGAAATTTGAGGTGTATTAGCTTGGATGAATCAGCCTATTCTAATGAGCCACCTTTTCTTCAGTATGTACTACATGCTTGCATGTCTTAAAACAACAGCTAGTTGATCAGCAGAAATGCCAAAGTTACCAACACAGTCGTTAGAAAGTGCGACTACAAGATGCTGTATCACTACCTGGCATACACATGCCCACAGCCAAATGCCGCAGTCTTCCCTAGCACTTGCAGCTACCTGTGCCCCTATGGCTTAGTCGACCAGGCGTCAGTCTCAAGACATGAGTCTTGAGGTTCAATCTCAGCAAGGTATGGTGCTTTCTAAAATGGCAATAAGCCATCTGCCCATGAAAGCATTGGCATGTCCAACAACCTCTGTTAAAACAATGCTGTACACAAAGCCCACAAAACCGCACTTCAACCAGTGTCAAAGCTGCCTTCTACCACACAAAACAAGAACCGGGTTCTGTACTCACATCCATTTCTTTTTTGCTCAGTGATTTCTGGACCTCTTCGTACTCATCCAGGCCTTCACCAGGTTGCATGTCATATGCTGAAATGAAACAGACAGCTAGTCTTAAAGAAAATAAACAAGATATGAAAAATAAGGAGGAGGAGGGTTAAGCAATAGTACGAGAACACACTTTTTTAACTAAAGCAGACTTTTGATGCAAAGTGTTATTATGATTAGCCCCTGGGTTTCTTCCATATGTCCGGCTGGGCAGCCTCAGTCGCAGCCTTAATAATACATTTTATAATTACATGTCAGATGATGGATTTCGAATTAGTATCTCCAAGCACAGTAGCCCAATTCTCTACTCATTAGGCCACAGATGCATGCACGACTTGACAGAATAACGACCTTACCAGTTCTCTCGTGCAAGCCAGCGCTCTGAGATGCTATGTGACATGGCCCCACTTTCGAGATCGGTTCAGATGCAACACTCAACAAGTGTTCCATCTACTTCACTGGTGCTTTGTGAGCTGGAGTGTTTCCTCATTCTCTCTACACTGATGTAGCGTGCTTTGCACTCCGGGTGGTGTTGGTGTTCCCTCAGTTGCAGCCTCCGTGCAGTGTCCACAAAGCTTGTTGTGGGCAGGTGTCTGAGAGTTAGGTCAAGCATTccctctctcattttctctcttaCAAAACAGATGATCCAAATAGTCTAGTGCGATGCACATGTGTGGAGTGTTTCCTTGTTCCCATTGCGCTGATATGTCATGCAATGTATTCGAGATGATGTTATGTGCTCTACTACTACAAATCGTCAGGGATGTTCACAACACAACCATGCTGTATATAACCAGCCGCTTAGTGGGTATGCATCAGTCTACTTCTAATGGATTCTTATCGAGTCACAAATGTGGAAGTGAAGTAAACACAAACCAAAATGTGAAATCACTTGATCACATGCAATGAGCAGCAAATGCTTCTCATTAACATAGATTCCCACAATGTGTGGGATCAAGCTTTTAATGATTAAGTAGTTTATTTCATTTAGTTTTCACTGATAAAGTCATTAAGTTGCTTAAAGCAGCTTCTGTTGGTTTTCTGATGGTAACATTAAAAATAGCTGAACTAGATTGCTTATGAAAAAGCAGAATCTGCAGTTATGTCACTGACTGAGGCTTTTGTGCGCAATAAAATCAAGTGACAAATGAGAGCAATAAAAAAAGTCTTGCGAAGCCTGCCTGACCGTGTTCAATGTCAATGCCTACAACCTTTGAAGATGAAAAATAATTTGATATCTGCATGTTAGCATGTGCTTTACAGAAACTGCCAACATGCACTATTCGAGAATTGCTTACCTTCTTTTATCATGCGAACAccaaagaagacgaagagggCAATGGACAAATAATGCGTGTATATACGGGGAATAACTGTAGTTACAAAGCCTAGGCCAGCTGCAAGAAAAGGAATACGAAAAGTGAGATACCAGGTAAAATCAGTACTATGGTGAACTAAAGAAGGCTGCTTATTTTGACACATTTGTGGCAAACCCTAAAATGAGCACTGCACTTTGATTTTAAGAAATCCAGCATTGATCAAAATAAAAATCAATATGAACTCCTCCAGCATTTCAATACAACTGTCATTGGTAGACATCATAGCTTGGCAAAGACTGAGCACTCAAATTGAAGTCAGCAATGCATACTGTCAATGTACTTAATTTTCAATGTCAATACTTCATTTAGCTGTCAATATAGTGCCCCCATATATGCTTCCACTGGGTCTAAAGTGGCACAAGTGTATCCTGTGTGCTGCTCATTCCACCATTCAATAAGCACTACCATATTGCTTGCACAGCTCCAATGTTTTGTGCTGTACCCAACACTACACACATGATCCCTATAGTGTGCTCGCTTCAGTAGTGCCAAAACAAATAAAGTGACAGCACAGTAGCTGTGGTTGAAGTGCTTTTTTCCTTTGCATTTCCACAACCATTTTGAGACAGAACTGAACTGTTGTTGCTGTGCTCCACTGTAGTACTTGATCCACTGTCAAAGGCCTACATGATTGTCTGTCGCAAATATATTTCCTCATTTGTGCTGAAACACTATAACACTGTGTTGGCTAATGATAGAACACCCTGTCTAGAAGCATGTTTACTAGTTACATGTGTCCTATGCACTTTACTCAGAATAAGCCACAATGCCCCCATAGACACCATTACAGATTCCCCAGCAAATAATACCCTATGATCATGATTGTCTAAAAATCCTGGTGGAGCCATCTGTGACATGGAAAGATAGCATTGCCCTCCTGTTATTCTAGGTGTGCAGTGCATATCTCACTGCACGTACTTTGTGTTTGTCAAGCACTGCTAACTTGGTGGCAAAGTGAAGTTTTGGATTCACGAAAGTTGTACAGTGGCCCATCTATATTCGATTTCATGCATAGCAGGCAACACTACAAAGGCTAGGAAGACTTCTCTCACTCTTGCATTCGTGACAAAAAATAGTGCATCCCacatgaaaagaaaagtataggTATGCGTCATGTAATTTGATGGAACAATGTCTCACACCATATTGCTTGCACAGCTCCAATGTTTTGTGCTGTACCCAACACTACACTATAGTGTGCTGGCTTCAGTAGTGCCAAAACAAATAAAGTGACAGCGCAGTAGCTGTGGTTGAAGTGCTTTTTTCCtcacatttcctttttttttgcatttgttgCAAAATATGACACAGTTAGTATCACATGGAATGTGTTACAGATCTGAACTTCTTTACCACCGAATGTGCGCAGTGACACATTTCTGAGACCAGCAGCTACAGCTCACTGCTAGTGCTTGCGACCAAAACATATTAATTCACAAACTGTAAGCACAAAAGTGCATAAATAATATGTAATTTCACACAACCTTGGGTTCACAAGTTGTAGTTATACATGAAATATTTATTCCGTAGAAGGCACTGCAGATCAACAGATACTACACTGTGAAACACACAGAGTGAGACTTTTGTAGTCACACTACTTGCACAGTTTCTGCAGTGTTACCTGAAAAGCATGAAACAAAGTGTAGTCACGGCTAATCATAGCAAACTTTTAAAAAGTGCCAATGTGAAAAACCCCTACAGATGTCCGTGAAAACTGACATCGTTGATGAATAAAACATGAAACTTGAAAATGAGATTTTGGCAGTGACATGGCCACCCTGCTTACACTAAATATTTTCATGTCATAGTAACCTGGCAGAATCGTAAAAGCACGGTTACCTGAGAGCACTGTCATGATGGACAGAGCTGCAATGGCACCCCCAAATACGACCAAGCGTGAGTGGCGCATGGCAAGGATGGCCGCAATGAAGAATGTCTTATCTCCAAGCTCAGAGACAATGATGACTGAAATAGCCCCAAGGAATCCATGCCAGAATTCTGTGTTGGACTCCAAGGATACACCATCTCCAGAAGTTGGTGTGGCAGCAGGCTGAAAGCAATTTGAAGCCATGCAGCATTAGGAACAAACTCAAACTTTGCATGAAATTAGCACAGAAAATGACAATGCCTGCTACAAGTTGCTTGCAAGTTCCCACAATACACAGGTAACAGGAAACTGCTAATTTGAGCTGAGACTTTTCCTAAAATGGTTCAATTTTGGCCACCACGATGGTGCAGCCAAATTGCTACGATGCCCGTTTCCCCATAATTAAGAGgccgttaaaggggccctgaagcacctctagaacatagtaagaaaatgttgGTGATCTGTCGCAGAGGCTGCTGCGAACtagtgagccaaatattactgcactgcacaCGACAGGGAATTTGCTATCTACACATCTGACACAGCAAACTATCacttgctctcgcttccgcacTGTTGTCATGCAGCATCATCGCAAGCAGCTAGACCCACTATTGGCTGATTTTATGATcgtgagaacattctcagtaatacacaATTGCTAATTTGGAGTTCAATAATGAAAACAGGTATATGTTCGGGATCTCAAAAAGGcataaaaataattttatttttgcacTATTGGTCTGCGCATAGCCTCGGAGACAGAGGCGGCGTGCTGCGTAGCGCATTGTCTACCATGACGGCCACAGGGtgctgcaacaagccctttcacTGCCTTGATACTCAACTTTTTAGCagggctttgccctcttggcttctcccttgtgtagcttccagtgcACTAGCAGAGACGAAAAGAGAGAAAGCCGGGTATTGGGTGCGATAACTCCACTTATAtttgaaggattcgaaaaattTTGGCAGCGTCAGATTTGCAAGACGACGTCTTTTCGTAGTGGGGGCATTCTACGATTAGTTAATGCTAGACGTTTAACATCACCTCTAGAAAAACCATCATCCTGTTCAAGCAAGTGAAGAAACGGCCACTCGCTTGTCATCTAGAGTGAATATAATGAAGCACTGTAGCGTTGCAATGCAAGAACCTCATGCTTTTTCCCCAGTCTCTGTCACCCGATGGGTGGACTGCCCGTAAAACTAACGACTGCACATAGTTTGGAATTGGTTGCAATAGGCAACACTAGGCTTTTTAGTTCTTCGCTAATGACAAGATGTTGAAGATGATTCATACGGATAGCTCTTCACCTATATCTGTTTGCTGCTCAATTTCAAAAGTGGTCGTCTTTCACTCTTACTTGCTGGACAGCTGAACTCGCTATTTATACATATCCAAACAAAGTTAGAAAAGTATCTGGGAACTCAAATTTCAATAGTGCCTCTTTATCTTGCACAGCTAGTTCAATAACTCGGCATCCGAATATTGATGTACAAACACCGATGACATATATAAACTCGTAATGAAAGTTTCAAAAATTCAACTGTCTTGTATGAACACAGCACAAATCGAAGAGATAATCGATTGCGTGGACGTGTCTTGTTTGCTACCTCCCAGCTGCTACATCGCTGGTTTTTAGCTGAAGAAACACATCGGCTAGCGTTTGATGTGCCTATTTGAAGCAGAAAAATTTAATTCACAGTGCCATTTAGGAAGCTTTGCAGCTTACAGCTGCGCGACACATTTAATTTCATGCATCTCAATTTACAATCTTAAATAGTGTCACTGTTACTGCTAGAGTAAATACTACGGAGACTATTAGGGAAATACACCTTTGTCATTCGAAGCGAACGATCACACAGTAAGCAGCATGCTGTACTTAAGCTGTATGCGACACCCTGTCCATCAGCTAGTCTAGGTAATAGCGCCAGAACAGGTGCTACTTCAACAGCCACAGTGAAACAGTGACAACAACGTCACCTCACCCCACGTGCATTCGTCGGGTTCGCTTACTGCCACCGTGTGCTCACAGAGCAGAGATGCTGCAGGATGGATGCTTACACAGGTAATAGTGAACACAAATAGAAGCCACGTGAACTTTTGACACCGCCATCATACCTTGAACACATCTTCAGACGCACGAAATTCCAAATTCGGTACAGCACCTTGGAGCTGATCAGCAACGTAGGCATAGGCACTAACGAGAAGCGAAAGCGCGACGATGAGCTGGGAATACATAACGGAATGAGAGACGCGAGCAACGGCAGTGATCAAAAAGCTTATTTTTTGGTGACGCGTTGACCAGACCGCCTGTCGGTTTAGTCCAATGCAGCAATATAGGATTAGTGAAAGTCCCGCATGATCACTCTTCAGCCGGCCGAATACAACAATTGATCCACGAAACCCGGCGAACGATTCGCGCTACGAACAGGCACCTTGACACGCGTGCTGGATAAATATGACTTTCACGGAGCGGCTATCCATGCTCGAGAGCGAGCCTTCAGCTTTCCAGATGAGTGAAATAGAAGCTGCATTTCCGACGGAAAAGAAAACTTGTCATTAAGAACAGCAATGAATGCCCATCGCGCAAGAACCACCGGACAAGTCGTGacggctatgacgtcactgtaCACGCGTACCCTTTTGAGTACAGACTTGTCCGAACGAAAACGACGGTTGCGAGCGCAAGTGGCGCAAGTCGCTAGTGTCGCGTCGCCTCGCGCCGCGAGCATTTGAACGTCTCGCCCAGTTACTCACCACTGCTCCAAGCCATAACATCTTCGTAAATAGGCAGATTATGACGAATTCAGGCAAACATAGGATGCGTGAGCCTCCTGATTCTTCGTGACAAGCTCGTGAACGTGGAGATCGAAAGAAGCACTTTGCACGtgagtctgatgatgatgatgatgatgatgttcctTTATCATGTCTTTATCATGATCTTTATCAGTGCCTGACAGTCGTCATTTTTCTGCACACTGGTGTCAAGCATGTTCATACTTCTTGGTCCACACAATCATTTTATGTGCATGTTCTGATTGCCCTTCTTAAATTCGAAACATTTGTTATTCAGTGCCAGTCCCTCTTATGGCATCTAATTCGTTCTGAGCTTCTGGCGAGCCGATATTATCTACCGTTAAAATCTAAAAACGTTGGTTAAA is a window of Dermacentor silvarum isolate Dsil-2018 chromosome 4, BIME_Dsil_1.4, whole genome shotgun sequence DNA encoding:
- the LOC119449634 gene encoding transmembrane protein 165-like is translated as MYSQLIVALSLLVSAYAYVADQLQGAVPNLEFRASEDVFKPAATPTSGDGVSLESNTEFWHGFLGAISVIIVSELGDKTFFIAAILAMRHSRLVVFGGAIAALSIMTVLSAGLGFVTTVIPRIYTHYLSIALFVFFGVRMIKEAYDMQPGEGLDEYEEVQKSLSKKEMDDSASQARDSVVNMEAGSSSVSFRWRLRLFLSQVFFQALTLTFVAEWGDRSQIATIILAAREDPVAVSLGAILGHSLCTLLAVIGGRLVAQWISVRTVTFIGGVVFLVFAVSSLYLGSGEKALRSL